A region from the Variovorax sp. RKNM96 genome encodes:
- a CDS encoding protein-L-isoaspartate(D-aspartate) O-methyltransferase: protein MATQRPSFPVRLTPTSSAATRGRMPAVPAKPMVPSTPSMASDAVRARMVQKLAAQGISDPRVLRAMGAVERHRFVDSALVNQAYEDTSLPIGLGQTISKPSVVARMIELLLAAPALAGKPQERLGRVLEIGTGCGYQAAVLNHVATEVYSIERLRGLHERARANLRHFRLATVHLMLGDGMVGYAKGAPYAGIIAAAGGEAVPEAWIQQLAVGGRIVAPTHSAKGGQALVVIDKTARGLERLILEAVHFVPLKSGIA, encoded by the coding sequence ATGGCCACGCAACGGCCCAGTTTCCCGGTTCGCCTGACACCCACCTCTTCGGCTGCCACGCGTGGGCGCATGCCCGCCGTGCCGGCCAAGCCCATGGTGCCGTCCACGCCCTCGATGGCTTCCGATGCCGTGCGCGCGCGCATGGTGCAGAAGCTCGCGGCGCAGGGCATTTCCGATCCGCGCGTGCTGCGCGCGATGGGCGCCGTCGAGCGGCATCGCTTCGTCGACAGCGCGCTGGTCAACCAGGCGTACGAAGACACCAGCCTGCCGATCGGCCTGGGGCAGACGATCTCCAAGCCGAGCGTGGTCGCCCGAATGATCGAGCTCCTGCTCGCTGCGCCCGCGCTGGCCGGCAAGCCGCAGGAGCGCCTCGGCCGCGTGCTCGAGATCGGCACCGGCTGCGGCTACCAGGCCGCGGTGCTGAACCATGTGGCGACCGAGGTCTACAGCATCGAGCGCCTGCGCGGCCTGCATGAGCGCGCCCGGGCCAACCTCCGGCACTTCCGGCTGGCCACGGTGCACCTGATGCTGGGCGACGGCATGGTCGGCTATGCCAAGGGCGCACCCTACGCGGGCATCATCGCGGCGGCCGGCGGGGAAGCCGTTCCGGAGGCCTGGATCCAACAACTCGCGGTCGGCGGGCGCATCGTTGCGCCGACCCATTCGGCCAAGGGCGGACAGGCCCTCGTCGTCATCGACAAAACCGCCCGTGGGCTGGAGCGCCTCATTCTTGAGGCGGTTCACTTTGTCCCCCTAAAATCGGGCATCGCTTGA